A section of the Pochonia chlamydosporia 170 chromosome 2, whole genome shotgun sequence genome encodes:
- a CDS encoding kinetochore protein SPC24 (similar to Metarhizium robertsii ARSEF 23 XP_007817336.1): MLLSEDPATLINHTINNFNINPDKLAISRISESLSTLQQARDLRMRDAETSLKKLHRQLSTLTSQHAELTSSHSPSDHASKIATLDTRKFRTAKAASDAEMEAERLAQQAADLAARLQS; encoded by the exons ATGCTCCTCTCAGAAGATCCCGCCACA CTCATAAACCACACAAtaaacaacttcaacatcaaccccGACAAGCTCGCCATCTCCCGCATCTCCGAATCGCTGTCCACGCTCCAACAAGCGCGCGACCTCCGGATGCGCGACGCCGAAACGTCGCTCAAAAAACTCCACCGCCAACTCAGCACACTCACCTCCCAACACGCGGAGCTCACGTCCTCACACTCGCCCTCCGACCACGCCTCCAAGATCGCGACCCTCGACACGCGCAAGTTCCGCACCGCAAAGGCAGCCAGCGACgcggagatggaggcggagCGGCTGGCGCAGCAGGCGGCTGATTTGGCGGCGCGGCTGCAGAGCTGA